The proteins below are encoded in one region of Neisseria macacae ATCC 33926:
- the nrdD gene encoding anaerobic ribonucleoside-triphosphate reductase, with product MIRLHPEQLNGKLQFMHDYISAQNAADGSKMDANANVTQKNIATMEAEIMKDFFVQINRAQVSRKIAEIFDQSVADEYIRQIEAHEIYVHDETSLKPYCVSVTLYPFLLDGLSKLGGESKAPQHLASFCGSFINLVFAISAQFAGAVATVEFLTYFDYFARKDYGDDYLETHGKEIANHMQQVVYSINQPAAARGYQSVFWNISVYDQYYFDAMFGDFVFPDFSKPVWASVAKLQNFFLKWFNQERTKAVLTFPVVTAAMLTDGGKCKDTVFANEMAKELAEGNSFFVYLSDNPDSLASCCRLRNAIEDRTFSYTLGAGGVATGSINVITINMNRLEQDGRDLAAEVAKIHKYQYAYRKLMEEYQAAGMLPVYDAGFITLDKQFLTIGINGMAEAAESQGIKVGYNDDYINFVQGRLKTIFEANQAASKHYGVKFNTEFVPAENLGVKNAKWDKADGYKVSRECYNSYFYVVEDEEINALDKFLLHGKELVDWLDGGSALHLNLDEALPESGYRSLLDIAAQTGCNYFCVNVRITICNECGHIDKRTLHACSACGSHDIDYGTRVIGYLKRVSAFSSGRRKEHALRHYHRKAA from the coding sequence ATGATTCGGCTGCATCCCGAACAGTTAAACGGCAAACTGCAATTCATGCATGACTACATCAGCGCGCAAAACGCGGCGGATGGCTCGAAAATGGACGCCAATGCCAACGTTACCCAGAAAAACATTGCCACGATGGAAGCGGAAATCATGAAAGACTTTTTCGTGCAGATTAACCGCGCCCAAGTGTCGCGTAAAATCGCCGAAATTTTCGACCAATCCGTTGCCGACGAATACATCCGCCAGATTGAGGCGCACGAGATTTATGTGCATGACGAAACCAGCCTTAAGCCTTATTGTGTGTCGGTTACGCTGTATCCCTTCCTGCTCGACGGGTTAAGCAAACTCGGCGGCGAATCCAAGGCACCGCAGCATCTGGCTTCGTTTTGCGGCTCATTTATCAACCTTGTGTTTGCCATCAGCGCGCAGTTTGCCGGCGCGGTGGCAACGGTGGAATTTCTGACCTATTTCGACTATTTCGCCCGCAAAGACTATGGCGACGATTATTTGGAAACCCACGGCAAAGAAATCGCCAACCATATGCAGCAGGTGGTGTACAGCATCAACCAGCCCGCTGCCGCGCGCGGCTATCAGAGCGTATTTTGGAATATTTCCGTTTACGATCAATACTATTTCGACGCAATGTTCGGCGATTTCGTCTTCCCCGATTTCAGCAAACCGGTGTGGGCGAGCGTGGCGAAGCTGCAAAACTTCTTCCTCAAATGGTTCAATCAGGAACGCACCAAAGCCGTTTTGACTTTCCCCGTCGTGACCGCTGCGATGCTGACCGACGGCGGCAAATGCAAAGACACCGTGTTCGCCAACGAAATGGCAAAAGAGTTGGCGGAAGGCAATTCCTTCTTCGTTTATCTTTCCGACAATCCCGACTCGTTGGCTTCCTGCTGCCGCCTGCGCAACGCCATTGAAGACCGCACTTTCAGCTATACCCTCGGCGCGGGCGGCGTGGCGACCGGTTCCATCAACGTCATCACCATCAACATGAACCGGTTGGAGCAAGACGGGCGCGACCTTGCCGCCGAAGTCGCCAAAATCCACAAATACCAATACGCCTACCGCAAACTGATGGAAGAATACCAAGCCGCCGGAATGCTGCCCGTTTACGATGCAGGCTTCATCACGCTGGACAAACAGTTCCTCACCATCGGCATCAACGGCATGGCGGAAGCCGCCGAATCGCAAGGCATCAAAGTCGGCTACAACGACGACTACATCAATTTCGTCCAAGGTCGTCTGAAAACCATATTCGAAGCCAACCAAGCCGCCAGCAAGCACTACGGCGTGAAATTCAACACCGAGTTTGTTCCCGCCGAAAACCTCGGCGTGAAAAACGCAAAATGGGACAAAGCCGACGGCTACAAAGTCAGCCGCGAATGCTACAATTCCTATTTCTACGTTGTCGAAGACGAAGAAATCAACGCGCTCGACAAATTCCTGCTGCACGGTAAAGAACTGGTGGACTGGCTCGACGGCGGCTCCGCGCTGCACCTGAACCTCGACGAAGCCCTGCCCGAATCCGGCTACCGCTCGCTGCTGGACATCGCTGCGCAAACCGGCTGCAACTACTTCTGCGTGAACGTGCGCATCACCATCTGCAACGAATGCGGCCATATCGATAAACGTACCCTGCACGCCTGTTCCGCCTGCGGTTCGCACGACATCGACTACGGCACCCGCGTCATCGGCTATTTGAAGCGTGTATCCGCCTTCTCAAGCGGACGGCGCAAAGAACACGCGCTACGGCATTACCACCGCAAAGCGGCTTGA
- a CDS encoding NGK_0946 family protein, with amino-acid sequence MKNKIAALLLTSFVITGCSAPGGSVGDLAIGSDSAAIKAGRNRESAQLSRAELEQHRRQRTNVSEELALEREKRQDKRDQVNGAMGTAANAVGLIGGIAGTAALIKAWF; translated from the coding sequence ATGAAAAATAAAATCGCAGCCCTGCTCCTGACTTCTTTCGTTATCACCGGTTGCTCTGCGCCCGGAGGCTCCGTAGGCGATTTGGCTATCGGTAGCGATTCCGCAGCCATCAAAGCAGGCCGCAACCGCGAATCTGCACAACTCTCCCGTGCCGAGCTGGAACAACACCGCCGTCAACGTACCAATGTTTCAGAAGAGTTGGCATTGGAACGTGAAAAACGCCAAGACAAACGTGACCAAGTCAACGGTGCAATGGGTACCGCAGCCAATGCAGTCGGTCTGATTGGCGGTATCGCAGGTACTGCCGCTTTGATCAAAGCTTGGTTCTAA
- the nrdG gene encoding anaerobic ribonucleoside-triphosphate reductase activating protein, with the protein MAALKFTIEQIVWQEVPGEVSLAFLFSGCPLRCKGCHSADAWKEGVGTELTEDYLKGRLKRYRGLISCVLFMGGEWQPEALQKMLGIVTQAGLKACLYTGLEREELEAVSDGILPYLTYLKTGRWQMELGGLDSPTTNQKFIDLRTGEVLNRLFIKDKPAPKIIPITTQPQAAAFQTA; encoded by the coding sequence ATGGCAGCGTTGAAATTCACAATCGAGCAAATCGTATGGCAGGAAGTGCCGGGCGAAGTGTCGCTGGCGTTTCTGTTTTCCGGCTGCCCGCTGCGCTGTAAAGGCTGCCACAGTGCCGATGCGTGGAAAGAGGGTGTCGGCACGGAATTGACCGAGGATTATTTGAAAGGCCGTCTGAAACGCTATCGCGGGCTGATTAGCTGCGTGTTGTTTATGGGCGGGGAATGGCAGCCGGAAGCTTTGCAGAAAATGTTGGGTATCGTGACGCAGGCGGGTTTGAAAGCCTGTTTGTACACCGGTTTGGAGCGTGAGGAGCTGGAGGCGGTTTCAGACGGCATCCTGCCTTATCTGACGTATCTGAAAACCGGCCGCTGGCAGATGGAGCTGGGCGGCTTGGACAGCCCGACCACCAATCAGAAGTTTATCGATTTGCGCACGGGCGAGGTGTTGAACCGCCTGTTTATCAAAGACAAACCCGCGCCCAAAATCATCCCGATTACGACTCAGCCGCAGGCGGCCGCGTTTCAGACGGCCTGA